One window of the Acinetobacter equi genome contains the following:
- a CDS encoding HIT family protein — protein MTENCPYCNHDEYDVIDKNDFGIILPEPNALSKGHCVITPLRHTSSFFDLTDKERKSMTSLLELARNELKIRHHPSGFHIGFNDGNVFGHPSEHFHIHIIPRYEGKKLQLDARWGVDGEL, from the coding sequence ATGACAGAAAACTGCCCTTATTGTAATCATGATGAATATGATGTCATCGATAAAAATGACTTCGGTATTATTTTGCCTGAACCAAATGCTTTATCTAAAGGTCATTGTGTCATCACACCACTTCGACATACATCATCATTTTTTGATCTGACAGATAAAGAACGTAAAAGCATGACTAGTTTGCTAGAACTTGCACGTAATGAATTGAAAATCCGTCATCATCCTTCAGGTTTTCATATTGGATTTAATGATGGAAATGTATTTGGTCATCCTTCTGAACATTTTCATATTCACATTATTCCTCGTTATGAAGGAAAAAAACTTCAATTAGATGCTCGATGGGGAGTTGATGGCGAGCTTTAA
- the mutY gene encoding A/G-specific adenine glycosylase — MQQFSFSQALLSWFDQHGRHDLPWQVADDPYKVWVSEIMLQQTQVKTVLNYFDRFIERFPTVQDLGTSSWDDVAPYWAGLGYYARARNLHKAATLVTQKGSFPQTLEEWIELPGIGRSTGGALMSLGLRQYGVIMDGNVKRVLSRFFAIEDDLSKPIHEREMWKIAESLCPTERNHDYTQAIMDLGATICTPKKPLCLYCPMQQHCKAHQQGLETELPFKKPKKAVPIKSAKVLLLQSENAKHEITWLWQQRPNMGLWGGLWCLPIFEDDAKFEQVCQSLNFKIVASRTHISHSFTHFTWQLEAICFVIDKDQMEHLSIELSSEWLSPEQACQLGVPTAMKKLISATEL; from the coding sequence ATGCAACAATTTTCATTTTCTCAGGCACTGCTTTCTTGGTTCGATCAACATGGTCGACATGACCTACCTTGGCAAGTTGCAGATGATCCCTATAAAGTTTGGGTATCTGAAATTATGTTGCAGCAAACACAAGTTAAAACTGTTCTAAACTATTTTGATCGGTTTATTGAGCGCTTTCCTACGGTTCAAGATTTGGGAACTTCATCATGGGATGATGTTGCGCCATATTGGGCAGGTTTGGGTTACTACGCACGTGCTCGAAACTTACATAAAGCAGCTACCCTTGTTACACAAAAGGGTTCTTTTCCTCAAACGCTTGAAGAATGGATAGAGCTACCCGGCATAGGACGCTCAACAGGCGGAGCATTAATGTCTTTAGGATTACGTCAATATGGCGTCATTATGGATGGCAATGTAAAACGAGTTCTTTCACGTTTTTTTGCAATTGAAGATGATTTATCTAAACCAATTCATGAACGTGAAATGTGGAAAATTGCTGAATCGCTTTGTCCGACTGAACGTAATCATGATTATACGCAAGCCATTATGGATTTAGGTGCAACAATATGTACACCCAAAAAACCATTATGTTTGTATTGTCCAATGCAACAACATTGTAAAGCACATCAACAAGGCTTAGAAACCGAACTTCCCTTTAAAAAACCTAAAAAAGCTGTTCCTATAAAATCAGCTAAAGTGTTGTTATTACAATCAGAAAATGCTAAACATGAAATAACATGGTTATGGCAACAGCGTCCAAATATGGGGCTTTGGGGCGGTTTATGGTGCCTTCCAATTTTTGAAGATGATGCTAAGTTTGAACAAGTTTGCCAAAGTTTAAACTTTAAAATAGTGGCATCTCGTACTCATATCTCACATAGTTTTACCCATTTTACATGGCAACTTGAAGCAATTTGTTTTGTTATAGATAAAGACCAAATGGAACATTTATCTATCGAACTTTCTAGTGAATGGTTGAGTCCTGAACAAGCATGTCAATTAGGTGTTCCAACTGCTATGAAAAAATTGATCTCTGCAACAGAACTATGA
- a CDS encoding dienelactone hydrolase family protein: MTSATITTREITYTAKDGSRLIGYFAAPTSQTPVAGILVSPEWWGRNEYTEQRARELAEHGYAALAIDMYGDKKVTTTSSQAYEWMMQTFEDPETIVTRATAALETLAAQDEVNSNTLGAIGFCYGGKVILDLARSGAPIQAVATFHANLSPKSPAQEGQVKAEILVLHGELDSMVTLDDVANFREEMYAAKVEHDVIVFENAKHGFSNPLADERAKANNVDLGYNAEAEKQGLAAMYKLLDRHFKTQ; the protein is encoded by the coding sequence ATGACTTCAGCGACAATTACGACTCGTGAAATTACATATACAGCAAAAGATGGTTCTCGATTAATTGGTTATTTTGCAGCGCCAACATCACAAACTCCTGTTGCTGGAATTCTTGTTTCTCCTGAATGGTGGGGACGTAATGAATATACCGAACAACGTGCTCGTGAATTAGCTGAACATGGCTATGCTGCTTTAGCCATTGATATGTATGGTGATAAAAAAGTAACAACGACATCTTCTCAAGCTTATGAATGGATGATGCAAACTTTTGAAGACCCAGAAACAATTGTAACTCGTGCAACAGCAGCATTAGAAACACTCGCTGCACAAGATGAAGTCAACAGTAATACATTAGGTGCTATTGGCTTCTGTTATGGTGGTAAAGTGATTTTAGATTTGGCTCGATCTGGCGCACCTATACAGGCAGTTGCAACATTCCATGCAAATCTTTCTCCAAAATCACCTGCTCAAGAGGGACAAGTTAAAGCAGAAATTTTAGTCCTTCATGGTGAACTAGACAGTATGGTCACATTAGATGATGTTGCTAATTTCCGTGAAGAAATGTATGCCGCTAAAGTTGAACATGATGTTATTGTTTTTGAAAATGCTAAACATGGTTTTAGTAATCCATTGGCAGATGAACGAGCAAAAGCCAATAATGTCGATTTAGGATATAACGCTGAAGCTGAAAAACAAGGTTTAGCAGCAATGTATAAATTACTTGACCGTCACTTTAAAACACAATAA
- a CDS encoding DUF1328 family protein, which yields MFRWAIIFAIIALIASLFGLGGVAGMSKDFAIILFIVAIILAIIGFLTRNKV from the coding sequence ATGTTCAGATGGGCAATTATTTTTGCAATTATTGCACTCATTGCAAGTCTATTTGGCTTAGGTGGTGTTGCTGGCATGTCTAAAGATTTCGCAATTATTTTATTTATTGTTGCTATTATTCTTGCCATTATTGGCTTTCTAACACGCAATAAAGTTTGA